Proteins encoded within one genomic window of Methanosarcina barkeri str. Wiesmoor:
- a CDS encoding translation initiation factor IF-2 subunit gamma, whose amino-acid sequence MSQPCVNIGMVGHVDHGKTTLVKALSSVWTDTHSEEVKRGISIRLGYADSLFMKCPKCPSPQCYTVEKTCPNCGEKTEEHRMVSFVDAPGHETLMATMLSGAAIMDGAVLVIAANEDCPQPQTKEHLMALDIIGIKNIVIVQNKIDLVSKERLLENYRQIKEFVKGTVAENAPIIPISAQQNINIDVLIDTLETVIPTPVHKVDKPASMLIARSFDINRPGASIAEMRGGVIGGTLTEGVLHPGDELEIRPGIKVTTEGVTRWVPIRTTVSSIFAGETKVEEATPGGLLAVGTYLDPTLTKGDSLTGQIAGVPGTLPETRHQFVMELHLLERVVGVTREEKINEIKTSEPLMLNIGTATTVGVVTSARKNEAQVALKRPISAAIGSRVAISRRIDSRWRLIGVGVIKS is encoded by the coding sequence TTGAGTCAGCCTTGTGTTAATATCGGCATGGTAGGACATGTCGACCATGGAAAAACCACACTTGTTAAAGCTTTATCAAGCGTTTGGACAGATACACATAGTGAGGAAGTAAAAAGAGGGATTTCTATCAGATTGGGGTATGCAGACTCCCTATTCATGAAATGTCCCAAATGCCCTTCTCCCCAATGTTACACTGTAGAGAAGACCTGCCCTAACTGTGGAGAAAAGACTGAAGAACACAGGATGGTGTCCTTTGTGGATGCTCCTGGACACGAAACCCTGATGGCTACTATGCTATCAGGTGCTGCTATTATGGATGGGGCAGTACTGGTAATTGCAGCAAACGAAGACTGCCCGCAGCCTCAGACAAAAGAACACCTTATGGCACTGGATATTATAGGGATTAAGAATATTGTTATAGTGCAAAATAAGATTGACCTTGTATCCAAAGAACGCCTTCTCGAGAACTATCGCCAGATAAAGGAATTTGTTAAAGGCACGGTCGCAGAGAATGCACCTATAATCCCGATCTCGGCTCAGCAGAACATTAATATCGATGTCCTTATCGATACTCTGGAAACTGTGATCCCTACTCCTGTCCACAAAGTAGACAAGCCTGCCAGCATGTTGATTGCCCGTTCTTTTGATATTAACAGGCCAGGGGCTTCAATTGCGGAAATGCGTGGAGGAGTTATCGGCGGAACTCTGACCGAAGGAGTCCTTCATCCCGGAGACGAGCTGGAAATAAGGCCAGGAATTAAGGTTACAACCGAAGGCGTTACAAGATGGGTTCCGATTAGGACAACGGTTTCGTCTATCTTTGCAGGTGAGACAAAGGTAGAAGAAGCAACTCCCGGAGGCCTTTTAGCTGTTGGAACTTATCTTGACCCTACCCTGACAAAAGGTGACTCTTTAACAGGACAGATTGCAGGCGTACCTGGTACACTTCCTGAGACCAGACATCAGTTCGTCATGGAATTACATCTGCTCGAGAGGGTAGTGGGAGTTACAAGAGAAGAAAAAATCAATGAAATCAAAACCAGCGAACCTCTTATGCTCAATATAGGAACTGCAACCACAGTTGGAGTGGTTACAAGTGCCAGGAAAAATGAAGCACAGGTGGCCCTTAAACGCCCAATTAGCGCAGCCATCGGGTCAAGGGTTGCTATCAGCAGGAGAATCGACTCTCGCTGGCGGCTTATTGGAGTAGGGGTAATTAAGAGTTGA
- a CDS encoding DNA-binding protein, with protein MRVIIDTNGFMIPVQFGVDIFEELKRLGFDEFFVPEAVVFEIEKLIKRERGSDRTAAKVARSMMDRCERITPASGPADDVILRLATEMEAAVLTNDIGLKRRLAEKGIQTISLRQKNKLDFV; from the coding sequence TTGAGAGTTATAATTGATACTAATGGGTTCATGATCCCGGTCCAGTTCGGAGTGGATATTTTCGAAGAACTGAAAAGGCTGGGATTTGACGAATTTTTTGTGCCTGAGGCTGTAGTATTCGAGATAGAAAAACTCATAAAGCGGGAAAGAGGTTCGGACAGAACAGCTGCAAAGGTTGCCAGGTCCATGATGGACAGATGCGAGCGTATAACTCCTGCTTCAGGCCCTGCAGATGATGTAATTCTCAGGCTGGCAACGGAAATGGAAGCAGCTGTTCTGACAAATGATATCGGGTTAAAGCGCAGGCTTGCCGAAAAAGGAATTCAGACCATATCCCTGAGACAGAAAAATAAACTGGACTTTGTCTGA
- a CDS encoding formate--phosphoribosylaminoimidazolecarboxamide ligase family protein, which yields MIDRNEIKEIVEGYYTHADKIKVGTIGSHSGLDICDGAVEEEFRTLAVCQAGREKTYSEYFRAQRDLSGKVKRGIVDEAIVFKKYNEILLPENQQKLVDENVLFVPNRSFTSYCSIDEIEENFRVPLVGSRNLLRSEERSEQQSYYWILEKAGLPFPEKIESPKDINELVMVKLPHAVKKLERGFFTASSYREYTEKSEALIKQGVITREALENARIERYIIGPVFNFDMFYSPIEPKMSKLELLGIDWRFETSLDGHVRLPAPQQMSLAESQLTPEYTVCGHNSATLRESLLEKVFKMGEKYVEATQEYYAPGIIGPFCLQTCVDKDLNFYIYDVAPRVGGGTNVHMSVGHSYGNSLWRRPMSTGRRLAFEIKRALELEKLDAIVT from the coding sequence ATGATTGACAGGAACGAAATTAAGGAAATCGTTGAAGGCTACTACACCCACGCTGATAAGATAAAAGTCGGAACTATAGGCTCTCACTCAGGTCTCGATATCTGTGACGGGGCAGTTGAAGAGGAATTCAGGACTCTCGCTGTATGCCAGGCTGGCAGGGAAAAAACATACAGTGAATACTTTAGGGCTCAGAGAGACCTTTCTGGAAAAGTAAAGAGAGGGATTGTTGACGAGGCCATTGTTTTCAAAAAGTACAACGAAATTCTCCTGCCTGAAAACCAGCAGAAACTGGTTGATGAAAATGTGCTTTTTGTTCCGAACCGATCCTTTACTTCCTACTGCAGTATAGATGAGATCGAAGAGAACTTCAGAGTGCCTCTTGTGGGAAGCAGGAACCTTCTCCGGAGCGAGGAACGTAGCGAGCAACAGAGCTATTACTGGATTCTGGAAAAAGCAGGACTTCCTTTTCCGGAAAAAATCGAGTCTCCAAAAGATATCAATGAGCTTGTAATGGTCAAGCTCCCGCATGCAGTAAAAAAACTCGAACGGGGATTTTTTACCGCTTCAAGTTACAGAGAATATACGGAGAAATCCGAGGCTCTAATTAAGCAGGGAGTTATCACACGTGAGGCCCTTGAGAATGCAAGGATAGAGCGCTATATCATAGGTCCTGTATTCAACTTTGATATGTTTTATTCCCCAATCGAGCCGAAAATGAGCAAACTGGAACTTCTTGGGATTGACTGGCGCTTTGAGACCAGCCTTGATGGACATGTAAGGCTTCCTGCTCCGCAGCAAATGTCCCTGGCCGAAAGCCAGCTAACTCCCGAATACACGGTATGCGGGCACAATTCTGCAACTCTGCGCGAGTCCCTTCTTGAAAAAGTGTTCAAAATGGGTGAAAAATATGTAGAAGCTACCCAGGAATATTATGCTCCGGGAATTATAGGACCTTTCTGCCTGCAGACCTGCGTTGATAAGGATCTTAACTTCTACATTTATGATGTGGCCCCAAGAGTAGGCGGCGGTACCAATGTTCATATGTCAGTAGGTCATTCTTACGGCAACTCGCTCTGGAGAAGACCAATGAGTACAGGAAGAAGACTGGCCTTTGAGATCAAGCGCGCCCTCGAACTGGAGAAGCTTGACGCTATCGTCACATAA